The window GTTGCCGAAGGCGGCCGTCTCCCCGGTCGGGGTCTCGACGACACGCAGGCAGTTATAGGAGACGTAGGGGTTGTCCGTCTCGGGGGCGTCCTCGGTTGGTCCGACGGTGAGCGCGTCGTCTCGAGCGGTGATCTCTCGGTTCGGGAACGAGCGCGAGGAGACGCGGTACGCGCCGACCTCCGGGCCGACGACGACGAATCGTCCGACGTACATACGCGTCGATGCGCGAGGGTGGGGAAAAGGCATGTCGGTTCGTCGCGCTCCCGTTCGGGGGTTTATATCGGATGCCGCGACGAACGGCGGCGTGACGACGGAGACGGAGTGCCTCGAGGCGTTACGGGAGGCGGCCGAACGGCTCGGCGAGTCACCGACGAAGGCACAGTACGAGGAACTGGGGCTGACACCGGCGTCGGCGACGATCAGCAGAACCCTCGGCGGGTGGAACGAAGCGAAAGAGCGGGCGGGACTCGAGACGAATCCGTCGACGGGGTCGCGGGTGGGTCCGAAGCCGGACGACGTTGATCTTCCCGACGGAACGTCCTGGGACGAGCTATCGGTCGATCAGCGATGGCACTATCGAAACGCAGAGTGGAACACCGAGCGGTCTCTTCAGCGCCGTACGGACCATCGGAAATGGGTCTACGAGTACAAGCAACGGAGAGGCTGTAATCAGTGCGGTGAGAGCGATCCACGATGCCTCGACTTCCACCATATCAACGAAGACGAATAAGAGATGGCCGTTGGGAAGATGGTGGCCTTCGGCTACTCAAGAGACAGGATCGAAAACGAGATCAAAAAACGTCTCCTCCTCTGTGCGAACTGCCACCGAAAGGAACACTACGATCCTCTCTGATCCGATCGTCCCAGTTCGTAACACTCTAATACACCTCCGCCGTTACGTATCGATACGTCGGAGCCGATTGAGGTCCGACGAAACATGTCAAGTCCCATGGGGTAGCGGCCAATCCTGAAGCCTTCTGGGGGCTTCGACCCAGGTTCGAATCCTGGTGGGACTACTTCTCTTCCGTTTCAACTCGAGCGAACAGTCGATGCTCTCCCCGAGTTTCCAGTTGAAACGAAGGGGTCTACTCGCTGGTCGCGATAGAGTGATACGACCCAGAGACCTCAGTCGTCGTAAATCCCCTCGCGCTCGAGTTCGCCGCGTTTCCGGACGACCTCGGGCGTCCGACAGAGCCCGGGCGCGCCGGTCACCTGCGGAACGGTGCAGTTGTTGCAGTTCTCACAGAGGACGCTCGGTTCGCCGTCGACGGGCCGGGCCCGCTCCCGACCGCCGTCCTCCGCACTCCCCTCCTCCGACGCTCCGTCCGCGAGCAGTCGCGCCCCCAGGCGCGGTTCGGCGTAGAACGGGCGGGCCATCCCGACGGCGTCGCAGGCCGGCTCCGCGTCCGCTCGAGCCCCGAGCAGACGGTCGATCTGTCCCCGGTCGCGGATCCCGCCCTCGGCGAGTACCGGGATCGACACCACCTCGCGGACGCGTCGACAGAACTCCTCGTTCCAGGCCGGTTCGAAGTCGTACCACAGCGACTCGAGCCAGTTGCCGGCCGCGACGAGTCGTCGCCGGGTCGACCCGCCGAAGGCCTCGTCGTATCCGTCCCGGAACCCCTCGTCGGTCCAGGCCCGCTCGGGGAACTCGCCGCGGACGATGCTCATGTCCCAGACGACCGACGTCAGGACGGGAACGACCGCGTCGTAGCCGACCCGCTCGAGCCGTCGGGCCGTCTCGATCCCGTCCTCGAGCGAGAGCTTCCGCCGGACGAGCGGAGCGGGCGGGGCGGGCGTCTCGGCCGGAACCTTCGTGACGAGCGGGACGTCGCCCGCGCGGTCCCGGATCTCGTCGTGGACGAGCGCGAGGAAGTGCAGTCGCGCCTCGGGGCTCCCGCCGAACTCGTCGTCCCGGCGGTTGTAGAACGGCGAGAGGAACTGCTGGACGATCCCCATGTTCGCCCCCGAGATGTGGATGCCGTCGTAGCCGGCATCGACGGCGTACGCGGCCGAGCGCCCGAAGTCCGCCGCGAGGTCGTACACCTCGTCCGTCGAGAGCACGTGCGGATTATAGGAGAGGAAGCCGACCCGGTCGAGCAGCCGCAGTTGCCAGGGCGGCTCCGAGACCGCGAGCTGTTCGAGGCCCGGGTTTCGCCGGCGGTAGTCGGCGTGCCAGGTCTCCATGCTGCGCAGGCCGCCGTGCTCGAGTTGGAGGAAGATCCGGCCGCCGTGGTCGTGGATCCGGTCCGTCAGCCGGGAGAGCCGGGAGACGAACGCGGGGTCGTGGACGCGGGTCATCCCCGGCGCGGCACAGCCGCCCTCGCCGCGGACGATGGTCGCGCCCTGGAAGAGCAGGCCGACGCCGGAGTCGGCGGCGGGTTCGAGATCCGCGATCAGCGTGTCGACCGCGTCGGGCCCGTTGCCGGCGCACTCGAGCAGCGGCGCGCGGTAGAGCCGGTTCGGAACCCGGACGCCGCCGATCTCGAGGGGGTCCTCGAGGTCGAGGGAGGTCATGGGTCGGCTACCACGGGATCGCACAAGAGGATGCCGCCGGTCGCCGGCGCTCAGGGCGGCTGGATGACCGCCCGCCCCTCGATTTCGCCGTTCTCGAGCCGTTCTGCAACCTCGTTGATCTCCCCCAGGTCGTGGCGTTCAGTGTGCAGTTCCACGTCGCCGCGGTCGACGAGCGCGACGAGTTCCTGCAGTTCGGCGTACCGGCCGACCAGCGCCCCGCGGAACGAGAACTCGCCGAACACCATCGCCTGACAGGGTTCGTGGACGTGCCCGCCGTAGCCGACGACGTGGTGGTCGCCGCCCTGGGCGACGATATCTGGCGCGAGCGAGGTCGTCTCGTCGCGGCCGACGAAGTCCAGCACCTGTTCGGCCCCGCCGTCGTCGGTGAGGCCGGCGACGACCGAGGCGACGTCCTCCTCGCTCGAGTCGACGGTGTGGCCGGCTCCCAGGTCGGCGGCCAACTCGAGCGCCTCCGCTTTGAGGTCGACGGCGACGATGTCGGCGGCGCTCATCGCGTCGACGCACTGGAGTCCGATGTGGCCGAGTCCGCCGATGCCGATCAGGACACAGGTATCGCCCGGGTTCAGTTCGTCGGTCGCCTTCTTCGCGGCGTGGTAGGCGGTGATCCCGGCGTCGGCGTGTGGTGCGATCTCGGTCGGATCGACGCCGTCCGGCAGCGGGACGACGGCGCGCTCGTTGGTCAGGACGTACTCGGCGAAGCCGCCGTCGGTCGTCAGGCCGTTGAACGCCTGGTTCTCGCAGTACATGTCCTCGCCGCGCCGACAGGGCCGACAGATGCCACAGGTCTGGACGGGGTGACAGAGCACGGGATCCCCCTCCTCGACCAACTGGACCTCGTCGCCGACCTCGGCGACGATGCCGGCGTTCTCGTGGCCGAGCGTCATCGGCAGGTCCTGTTCGACGTACTCCTCCCACATTCCCTCGACGATGTGGTTGTCCGTCTGACACCACCCCGCGCCCTCGACCTCGACCAGGACGCCGTCCGACCGGTCGATCTCCGGCCGGTCGACGTCGTCGATCTCGAGCGCCGCGTCCATCTCGTCGGTGTACCCGTGGAGTCGCGCTGCTTGCATGGGACAGGACCCGCTTCACCGCCGGTGAGCAAAACGTTCGGCAGCTACCGGATTCCGTGACAGTCAGCCGGAACTAGATCGAGGGCGGGTCGTCGTCGAGCCACGGACCGTCGCCGTCGTCAGCGTCCGACTCCTCGAGGTTCGGCGTGGCCCACGGGACGAGCGTACACTCTCCGTCGGAGAGGCCGGCCTCTTGCTCGACGAAGATGGCCGTCGTCATCTCGTAGTCACACCGGATGGCGTCGCCGTTTTCGGGGATCGTCACCGTCTCGCCGCCGACGGAAAGCGCCAACTGCGCGCGGAACTCGGCGTCGGTGACCTCGCCGGCGTCGACGTGGGTCGCGAACCAGTCGACGACGTCGTCGTTGTCCAGTTCCACGACGAAGGTGAGGTCCCGACTCGAGCGCGGCGGGATGGTCGCGTCCCGATCGGCGTCGAGGAGTTCGACCTCGTGGGCCTGCCAGTCGCCGACGACCCGGTCGTTGAACTCCATCTCGCCGGTCAGCGACGGCGTCGCGAGCGGGTAGGCGTTCGGGTTGTACACCTCGTAGGTCAGGTGGAGTTCGGTCGTCTCGTCGTCGACCGTGCCCCACTCGGCGTCGGTGTCGCGGATCTCGACGGTGGGTTCGACGACATCTAGTTCGCGCTGGATGCCGTCGTCCGTCGCGACCGGCGACAGCGAGTACTCGCCCTCCTGTTCGGCCAGCGCCGCGGCGACCATCGGCTCGAGGTCGGTTTCGATCTCGTCCTCGTAGGTATGGGAGGGCGACCCCGAAAAGGGGCCGACCTCGGCGTGGGCCGTCACGCCGGCCTCGAGGGCGCTCGCTTCGTCGTTGCGGACGTGCGAGACCCACCAGTCGGGGAGGCGTTCGTACCGCAGGTCGGTCCGCAGTTCGGTCGTCGAGTTCCCCGCGGGGACCGCGACGTCCGTGGCGGTTCCCTCCGCGAGGTCGACGCCGTTCATCGCCAGGGCGTACTCGAGGGTCAGGTCGTCGAGTTCGACCCCCGGGTTGGGGTTGTCGATCCAGACCGTCGTGAGCACCTCGATGCGCTCGTCGTCGACCTCGCCCCAGGCGTTGTCCTCGAGGCCGGCGTCGGGGACGCCGAGGACGCCGGCCGCGAAGAGGCCCCCGAGGGCTGCGGCGAGACAGACGCCGAGCGCGAGTGCGACCGTCGCTCCCTTCCCGGTCATGTGTCGAACTCGGTTACCCGACCGGCGGCTAATCCCTGTCGGTTCGCGTCGAGACGGGTCGGGTCGAGTCGGGTCGGGTCGGCCGCACCCGCTGTCCGGGTCAGTCGTCGGCCGCCTCGCCCTGCCAGGGGTGATCGTACTCCGTGTCGAAGACGATGTTCACGCGGTTCGCCGCCGAGAAGACGTTGACGCCGTGGACCAGTTGCAACAACGCCGCGTCGGAGAGGCCGTGTTCGGTCCGGAGTTCCTCGATGTCCTCCCCGGTGACGCCGTGGGGATCCTCGTTGACCTGCAGCGCGAAGTCGACGATCGCTCGCTCGAACTCGTCGAGCGACCCGCCTTTCACGCCCTCCTGGAACGCCACGATGTCGTCCCTGTCGGCCCCGGTGTTCCCGAGGATCGTACAGTGAGCGCCGGTACAGTAGTCGCAGTCGTTCGCCATCGAGACCGCGATGGCGACCCGTTCCATCGTTTCCATCGATAGCGGGCCGTCCTCCCAGAGGGCCTGCTGCATGTAGAAGAAGTGCTCGAACGCCTCCGGGAAGTTCGCCTCTATCTTGAAATGGTTCGGGACGGCGCCCTGTTTCTCGCGTGCGTACTCGAAGATCTCCTCGATCGTCTCGTCCGATAGCTCGTCGGGATCCAGCTGGTCGATGCGTGCCATGCCTGTGAACGACATTCACGGTAGGGAATAAACGTTCGGAGACCCCACGTCGGTTTCCGGAGTCGCGGACGCCGGTCCGGCCTACTTTTCGACCTCGAGCAGCGCCACCCGCTCACGGACCAGGTCGCCCAGCGACGCGTCGGTCGCTTCCCGCTCGGCGTCGGTGATCTCGAAGAACTCACACAGCCGCTTCTCGTCGAGGGACGCGAGGGCCGGTTCCTCGCCGGCGACCGCGTCCAGTTTGCGGAGGGCCGCCAGCGCGTCCCGCTCGGCGCGTCGGTCCCCCTCGCGGGAGTCGACCAGAACGACGGCCCGGTTCTCGCCCTCGTCGACGCCCATCTCGAGGGCGCGGTCGATCTGTCGGCGGCCGGCGGCGTACAGCAGGATCTCCACGGCCCGGTCCCGGGCGACGTTCTCCCCGCGCTCGATGGCCCGGTCGGCGAACGCGACGGCCCGCTCGAGGTGGCGGGGGTCCGCGACGTAGCGGGCGTCGAACGCCTGGATCGTCACGCCGTGGCGGTCGCCGATCTCGCCGATCGCGGCGACGAACGCGTCGAGGTCGTCGATCGTGAGGGAACACTCGAGCAGTTGCATCAGAAATCACCCAGGCTGGACTGGCTGTCGTCCGGTTCGCCGTCCTCGGTTCGCTCGGACGCGGTTTTCGTGGCTTCGGAGCCGCTGGCCTCCGAGCCATCGTTCCCGGCCTCCCCACCCGCCGGCTCGATCCCGTCCATCGACGGGTCCTCGCGGCCGGCGTTCTCGAGGATGTTCTCGGCCGTCTTCTCCCCCTTCAGGGCGTCGAGGACGACGCCCTTGTCGGCCGACCGCAGGTCCGCGGGCTCCTCGATCCCGCGTTCGTAGAGGCGACGGGCGCGCTTGCGGCCGACGCCGCCGACGGAGACGAGTTCGAGTAATTCCTCACTCACGCCGTGTTCGACGCGGGCGCGGGCCTCGCGGACGGCGACGGTCCACTCGCTGTCGATCTCCTGAGCCAGCGACTCGGCGGCGCCCAGCAGCCACTCGGCGGTGTCGACCTTCCCGCGCAGGTCGCCGGGACCGATCTTGTACCGCTCCGTGATGCGCTCCTCGTCGTCCTCCCGGGCCCAGTCCTCGAGCAGTTTGCTCGTCTTGAGCGCGGCCAGCCAGTCCTCGAAGCGGTCCTCCTCGAACTCGCTCGGGGCGTCGCCGAGCAGTTCGGCCTCGCGCTCGTAGTAGAGTTCGCCGAACTGCTCGTCCTCGCCCGACCGGAGGTAGAGTTCGTACATGTCGGGGGTGCGGGAGACGAGCTGGTAGAGGCCAAGCGCCGTCGGACGGTCGTCGGCGCTCTCGAGGCCGTGGACGATGTCGGCGGCGCTCATCGGGTCGAGATAGAGCCGCGAGACGGTGTGACCGAGGCTGGTGGCCTCGAGTTCCTCGTCCTCCTCGCTTTGGTCCGCGAGGTCCGCCGCCGAGGTGAACGCGCCGTCGGCGGGGTCGTCACCGTCGCGCTCTCGCGGTCCCCCGCTCGAGCGGCCCGAGCCGCGTGGCGGCTCGCGTTCGATGAAATCGTTCCGCTCGAGGTACGCCAGCACGTCGTCCGTGACGGCCGCGAGCCGACCCGACTCGCCCGACTGGCTCGCGTACAGCGTCGCCTCGAGGAACTCGAGCAGCCCCTCCCGCGTGCGGGCGAAGCCGGACGCGATCGTCGCGAGCACGTGGGTTCGCAGGGCCGGTTCCGCCGCGAGTTTCGACCGCACGGGCTCGGGATCGGCCCAGACGTAGCGGTCGAACAGCTCCTGGCTCTCGTCGTGGCCCTTCGCGAGCAACACGGCCTCGCCGTAGGGGTCGAGGCCGGGACGGCCCGCACGGCCCATCATCTGGTGGACCTCGAGGACGTCGAGCGGCGCCATCCCCCCGGCGGAGGGGTCGAACCGACGCCAGTCCCGGACGATCACGCGCCGCGCGGGGGTGTTGACCCCGGCCGCGAGCGTCGGGGTCGCCGAGATGACCTTCAGCAGTCGGTCCCGGAAGGCGTCCTCGACGAGCGACCGCTGGGTGCTCGAGAGGCCGGCGTGGTGGAACGCGGAGCCGCGTTCGACGCAGTCGGCGAGGTCCGTGCTCGTCTCGGTGTCGCTGTCGTCCCGGATCTCCGCGGCGAGTTCGGCGAGTTCCGCGCGTTCATCGGCGGTCAGTTCTTCCCGCGAGACCTGCCCGAGCCGGCGGGCCGCGGCTTCCGCGTTCCGGCGGGAGTTGACGAAGACGAGCGACGAACCGCCCTCCTGGAGGATGTCACGGACGAGGGCGGCCTCCTGCTTCTCCGAGCCCTCGACGGGTACCTCTCGGGTCGAGCCGTCGTCGAAATTCAGGGCGTTGCCGTAGTGGACGCCCATCTTCAGATCGATCGGCCGCCAGTCG of the Halobiforma lacisalsi AJ5 genome contains:
- a CDS encoding LEA type 2 family protein; this translates as MTGKGATVALALGVCLAAALGGLFAAGVLGVPDAGLEDNAWGEVDDERIEVLTTVWIDNPNPGVELDDLTLEYALAMNGVDLAEGTATDVAVPAGNSTTELRTDLRYERLPDWWVSHVRNDEASALEAGVTAHAEVGPFSGSPSHTYEDEIETDLEPMVAAALAEQEGEYSLSPVATDDGIQRELDVVEPTVEIRDTDAEWGTVDDETTELHLTYEVYNPNAYPLATPSLTGEMEFNDRVVGDWQAHEVELLDADRDATIPPRSSRDLTFVVELDNDDVVDWFATHVDAGEVTDAEFRAQLALSVGGETVTIPENGDAIRCDYEMTTAIFVEQEAGLSDGECTLVPWATPNLEESDADDGDGPWLDDDPPSI
- a CDS encoding NAD(P)-dependent alcohol dehydrogenase encodes the protein MQAARLHGYTDEMDAALEIDDVDRPEIDRSDGVLVEVEGAGWCQTDNHIVEGMWEEYVEQDLPMTLGHENAGIVAEVGDEVQLVEEGDPVLCHPVQTCGICRPCRRGEDMYCENQAFNGLTTDGGFAEYVLTNERAVVPLPDGVDPTEIAPHADAGITAYHAAKKATDELNPGDTCVLIGIGGLGHIGLQCVDAMSAADIVAVDLKAEALELAADLGAGHTVDSSEEDVASVVAGLTDDGGAEQVLDFVGRDETTSLAPDIVAQGGDHHVVGYGGHVHEPCQAMVFGEFSFRGALVGRYAELQELVALVDRGDVELHTERHDLGEINEVAERLENGEIEGRAVIQPP
- a CDS encoding carboxymuconolactone decarboxylase family protein — its product is MARIDQLDPDELSDETIEEIFEYAREKQGAVPNHFKIEANFPEAFEHFFYMQQALWEDGPLSMETMERVAIAVSMANDCDYCTGAHCTILGNTGADRDDIVAFQEGVKGGSLDEFERAIVDFALQVNEDPHGVTGEDIEELRTEHGLSDAALLQLVHGVNVFSAANRVNIVFDTEYDHPWQGEAADD
- the cgi121 gene encoding KEOPS complex subunit Cgi121 → MQLLECSLTIDDLDAFVAAIGEIGDRHGVTIQAFDARYVADPRHLERAVAFADRAIERGENVARDRAVEILLYAAGRRQIDRALEMGVDEGENRAVVLVDSREGDRRAERDALAALRKLDAVAGEEPALASLDEKRLCEFFEITDAEREATDASLGDLVRERVALLEVEK
- a CDS encoding oxidoreductase; amino-acid sequence: MTSLDLEDPLEIGGVRVPNRLYRAPLLECAGNGPDAVDTLIADLEPAADSGVGLLFQGATIVRGEGGCAAPGMTRVHDPAFVSRLSRLTDRIHDHGGRIFLQLEHGGLRSMETWHADYRRRNPGLEQLAVSEPPWQLRLLDRVGFLSYNPHVLSTDEVYDLAADFGRSAAYAVDAGYDGIHISGANMGIVQQFLSPFYNRRDDEFGGSPEARLHFLALVHDEIRDRAGDVPLVTKVPAETPAPPAPLVRRKLSLEDGIETARRLERVGYDAVVPVLTSVVWDMSIVRGEFPERAWTDEGFRDGYDEAFGGSTRRRLVAAGNWLESLWYDFEPAWNEEFCRRVREVVSIPVLAEGGIRDRGQIDRLLGARADAEPACDAVGMARPFYAEPRLGARLLADGASEEGSAEDGGRERARPVDGEPSVLCENCNNCTVPQVTGAPGLCRTPEVVRKRGELEREGIYDD
- a CDS encoding ATP-dependent DNA helicase: MNVEELSGLPPGAIDHFREDGIEELYPPQAEAVEAGATEGENLVAAVPTASGKTMIAALSMLSAIERGGKALYIVPLRALASEKKEEFEAYEQFGVTVGVATGNYESTSDWLATKDIVVATSEKVDSLVRNGADWLSDLTCVVSDEIHLIDDRERGPTLEVTLAKLRRLNPGMQQVALSATVGNADEIAGWLDAELIDTDWRPIDLKMGVHYGNALNFDDGSTREVPVEGSEKQEAALVRDILQEGGSSLVFVNSRRNAEAAARRLGQVSREELTADERAELAELAAEIRDDSDTETSTDLADCVERGSAFHHAGLSSTQRSLVEDAFRDRLLKVISATPTLAAGVNTPARRVIVRDWRRFDPSAGGMAPLDVLEVHQMMGRAGRPGLDPYGEAVLLAKGHDESQELFDRYVWADPEPVRSKLAAEPALRTHVLATIASGFARTREGLLEFLEATLYASQSGESGRLAAVTDDVLAYLERNDFIEREPPRGSGRSSGGPRERDGDDPADGAFTSAADLADQSEEDEELEATSLGHTVSRLYLDPMSAADIVHGLESADDRPTALGLYQLVSRTPDMYELYLRSGEDEQFGELYYEREAELLGDAPSEFEEDRFEDWLAALKTSKLLEDWAREDDEERITERYKIGPGDLRGKVDTAEWLLGAAESLAQEIDSEWTVAVREARARVEHGVSEELLELVSVGGVGRKRARRLYERGIEEPADLRSADKGVVLDALKGEKTAENILENAGREDPSMDGIEPAGGEAGNDGSEASGSEATKTASERTEDGEPDDSQSSLGDF